The sequence below is a genomic window from Pseudorca crassidens isolate mPseCra1 chromosome 7, mPseCra1.hap1, whole genome shotgun sequence.
gggacacgggttcgtgccccggtccgggaagatcccacatgtcacgcagcggctgggcccgtgagccatggctgctgaccctgcgcgtccggagcctgtgctccgcaacgggagaggccacaacagtgagaggcccacgtaccgcaaaaaaaaaaaagagagagaggaaaaaagttcTGGCATAtagttcaaaataaatattagcatcctttccttttccccttcattaatcattagggagaAGATGCCACCATCTCCAAAAAGCCTTATCAAATTATAAGTAATGTACATAGCACTTGAGTATCCTCAGATTTTGTTATACacaggggctcctggaaccaatcctctgTGGATACTGAGCGATGGCTGAGTCACAGAAGTGCTTTAGACGGCCCAAACTTTTGGAGGAGATGCTTCAATTTTCAGTATGCTCCAGTTCTCACTCAGGCGGCTAAAATACCCACCAGAAATGAATGGGTTTGCTCAAACAGCAAATCAGTCGACCCACAGTTGCATCAGAAGCCACTGGCTTTTCACTTACTGGCTGTAtgctcttgggcaagttacttcacctccctcagcctgtttcctcataTAAAGTAGGGAAGGGGAAATCCCTAAGTAGCATCATAGAagcattaaataagataatgtactTTTATGTATGATAtacaacaggtgctcaataaatgttatcgtTCTCTCTCTAGAAATGTTTTAGGCAATCAGTACCACCTGATCCCTAATAACCTTTTAAGGACagtgtccatttcttttttcttttactcaacaCATTTATTGACTACCAAATATGTGAGGGGACCTGTTATGGGCATAGAGaacaataaagaacaaaataagttCCTGTTCTAAAGTGCTTATAATTTAAACCAAAGATAGCAAACTATTGGCCTGGGATTGCACCTGGCCTatgatttgttttgtttggtcTGCACTTTGAGCCATTACGCAAAGATGAAAAGAGTCCATAATGTCCAGATTGCTGGCtcctcttaaaaattaaaatatctaacaACACAGGGGCCCAATTCCAACTAGATAGCAACTGGCTGGAGCTGAGCACTTCCTGACATCTTTAAACCAGGTGTATTCTAGCCAAGTGGACAGTTCTCCCACCAAACCCTATAATCTCTAACTGAAGCAGTTTCAGTTGCCATTTATCATCTcatatgctgttttttttttttttataatagggAAATATTTCTCCGTGTTCATGTCACTGTCAAAAACAGGAAAACTATGGGTGGCCTGAGACAGcaggttttaagaaaaaaaagcgtTTCTGCTTTGCGGGAGTGAGGACAATTGCTACATATGTAATAGGAAAATGGTAGAGCTCAACAAGCcactgcagggacttccctggtggtgcagtggttaaggatccgcctgccaatacaggggacacgggttcgagccctggtcagggagggtctcacatgccgcagagcaactaagcctgtgcgccacaactactaagcctgtgctctagagcccatgagccactacTGACGCCCACACTAGAGCCCAcactcgtgctccgcaacaagaaaaccacaactagagaaagcccgcgtgtagcaatgaagacccaacgcagccaaaaataaataaataattttttttaaaaagccactgcAAAACCATGGAAATGTTTTTTTACTAGGAAAGATGCACGATAAACAATTCGATTAACTAAAAAGCAAATACAATTGTAAGAGGGTTTGTTTTTGAATGCGAATATAATGTTACATTATTCTTACAACCGGCTGCGTGTTGCCCTTTTGTTACCTGACCAGCCCGAATTGAGCCCCGAGGTCTAGTCATGCTCATCTCTATGTCGCCAGCCCTAGCACGGTGCTGGCTAAGTAGTGAgcgctaaaaaaaaattttaggtaaTAGTTTTTCTTAATACCATTACTACAAAGTCGAGAGGGCTAAAAACATTAGAGGCGACCATTTGCGCCGGCAAAATTGAAAAAAGATTTCCCGCTTCGTTCCGGAAAAGGGAAGTGGGAGAACGCAGCCTCGGAGGGCCGCGCTTCCGCGAAACCAAGGCGGAAGCCAAGCGGCCTAAGCCCACAGAAATACGGCACTCTTCCACCCGCGGTGAAGTGAACGATGCGCCCAGCCTCTCATCGGGAGGAGCCCCGCCCCACCAGCTCAGTCCACGCCTCCGTCTCCCACGCTAGCCACCAGGCTGCGACGTCGCCAGGCAGCAGCGCAGAGCACTATGGGAAAGGGACGGAAGCCCAGTGAGCCATACTTAATTTGCTAAGCAAGTTCCAGAGACGGTGGTGGCGTGAAGCAGAGAAACGAGCCTGGGAAGGGACGCCAGGTGCCGGTGAGGCCGGACGGAAACCCCTCGAGCCAAAACCATGGCAGCGTGCAAAGCTCGGAAGCACCAGCCACTGGAGGCGGAAgctgggctggaggaggaggaaggttaTGGCGCGCGGGGCACTGTGGGACACTGTGTGGGCCACGCGGGGCGCGACGGAAGCCTCGTTGGGTCAGACCGTGGCGACGCGGGAAGTCCGGACGCTGTAGCTGCCTGAAAAGGAGGTCCGAGGCCTGGGCCCCGGCCGCGGCAATGGCGGAGAGGCCCGAGGACCTAAACCTGCCCAATGCCGTCATCACCAGGATCATCAAGGAGGCGGTGAGCAGCTCCGGCTGGCGGACGGGCCAGGGGCGGACGAGCGGGCAGGGGAAAACAGGTCCTGGGCCGGTAGCTTTGCTCACCCGCGcttttctcacagctcccggaCGGTGTCAGCATCTCCAAGGAAGCCCGGAGCGCCATCTCCCGCGCCGCCAGCGTCTTCGTGCTGTACGCCACATCCTGGTGAGGCGGACAGAGCTAGCCAGAGCTTAGCTGGGCATAAGGGGTAAAGagaccccccacacacacacacactggttcGGAGTTCGTGGCCTGGAGGCCGCAAACCCCAGGAATTATGTTCTACCTCAGTGGAGGGAGGTTCAGAGCCCTCGTCCAGGTCTTGCGATCtctgaaacaaaataagaaaacagtaaCTTTGCTTTAACCCTTTTGTACAGGTAAGGGAGGGACTTACCGTGTCACAAAAATCagtgcatgcaggctttctcgtGCCACTTCTGGGTGCTCCTTTTCCCACCCACTCCGTACGCGGCAAGAGGGCATCTGACAGCCCTTAATCTTTCTTCTTTCAGTGCCAACAACTTCGCGATGAAAGGGAAACGCAAGACACTGAATGCCAGCGATGTGCTCTCCGCCATGGAGGAGATGGAGTTTCAGCGGTTCGTGACCCCGTTAAAAGAAGCTCTGGAAGGTAACTACCCTTTCGTTTTCTCATCCAAGTAGATGTTCATCCTGTATGATCTGCTCACCTGACCCTAAGTCTTTATCAGCTGGGGTGCCTTTAAGTCCGGTAAGCAAAGTATTGGATGCGACTCCGATGGCAGGCACCACCGCATAACTGTTTGTGGTGCTGGGTGggttatttttccttctgtgcctcagctttTCCAATTATGCAGTGGAGTTAGCTGCTgcagtctggttcagtcttgcctCCTAACTCCCTCCCCTTCATCCTTACAGCTTACAGGAGGGagcaaaaaggcaagaaagaagcttcagagcaaaagaagaaggacaaagacaaaaaaacagaTTCAGAAGAGCAAGACAAGAGCAGGGATGAGGACAACGATGAAGATGAGGAGAGGCTGgaggaagaagaacagaatgAAGAGGAGGAAGTGGACAACTGAGAGGATGGGGAGACGCAGCTCGGAAGGTACCACTCTGAAACGCCGTACACGTTTGTGTGAAGCATTTTCGTGCTGGGCAGAGTAGTCTTAGGCAGAAGATCgaaataaaaactgaattatCATCAGAATTATCATCAAAACCAGCGCTTCCCAGACTCGGAGCATCTGAGTAGCGGAATCCTGTTTTGCTTAATCAGTCTCAAGGTTATGACTTTTTGGCAAGAGAGATTCTGAAGAGCTAATTTAATTGGTCAATTTGATCTCTCTTGTTTACTTACACGTATAGTTAGGCAGTTGTTGATCCCCagttccctccccgccccccaaaaaagtaataataacttTCATGCTGCCGACTGTGTTCCAGATCACAGAGGCAGCCAAGGCTCAGGAAAAATTGGGGTTTGATCATGGTCAGCCTATCTGATTGTACAGGATTTGGCAATACTAGCTTATTTCAGGTGATCAGAATGGCTTAGCTTTAGGAAATTACTATAAGGGTTCAAGAGAACAATgaaatcttttctattgtttcctcaCTTGACAGTAACATTAACTGAATTTTGGTTTCTACAGACTCAGTTGGCTTGGACCCCTTCTATATTGCCTATAGGCATGTTACCTGCTTGGGTGGCTATGTTCTCGGCACATAACGCTTTTAAATCAACAGAGTAGAATTAGTCAAGTAAGGTTGCCAGCGTCTTACTCTTGTAAAACAGATGGTTTAGTCTTAAATGCACCTCACTGCCTGCGACTGTACAGCTTCAGGATTTGTTGTCACCTCCTGGAAGGTATAAAATTCCAGGCTTTCTCTTCTTGTAGTCCATCTCCTAGACTTGTGACTTGGCTTTTCATTATTCCAATTCATGACAAGTTCCagactttatttcttctaggcaCAACTTTCTCCCTCTGTGCTTCTCACCTCCTGTCTCTGTTCTGCCTCTCCTCTGCTCCCCATTCCCACTTTCTCTGTCCCTCTTTTTCACACTTCTCCCAATCCAGGAACTTGGATGACCTGCTTAATATCCCAAAGTGTGGTTTCGTCTGATTCCCTAGTTCTAATctcatgtcttttaaaaatgattttgtaaACCTCTCTGAACCATAAGGGAAATCTGATGGTGCTCAGGAATCTAATTCCTCCCCTAAGCCATCCCCTTTAACTGCTTCTGAAGTATCTCTGTTGACCTTTcctagttttcttctctttccatttgGTGCTTCGAGCACTTTTTTGTTCGTCTCTAAGTTGAGTGCTTGGAGGTTGAAAGGTAGTGAAATGTAGTGTGACACTgttaatttgttaaatgaatacagTGGAAAGTTTGTTGATAAATGAGTGAAGAATATTGAGAAAATTATAATGCtttgtataaataaaaattcttgtTAAAAGTGATGACTCCTCTTTAATCCTTCTTGTTTGTAAGTTTGCTTTTGGGGAGGACCACTGATCATGCTCTGTACAGTTCTTGGGGTGTGGACTGAGCCAGACCCTTATAAATATGGGATCCTGCGTCACCTTGGATGACCAGCAGATGCTGCTCATTAACAAGCAGGGGCGCTGCTGCTCTTCAGCCACAGTGAGAGCTTCCCATGGCTCTGCTGGTCATATACATGGTAGATGCTCAACAActccaaacatttattgagtccctGCTGTGTTCCTGgcactgttttaaatgctttcaagTATTAACTCTTAAATCCTATGAAGGAACACCACTGATATCTCCATGATTTCAGCTATGACACTGTATTACCCCTAGATTACGTAACTGTTTCCAATCATAATTCACAGATAGATACACAAGCCCAACGCTCATTAGGTCCAGTGGCTTTTTCCTTCTCCACAGCAGAAACatcgcttcttttttttttcctgtctctcacatttatatttgtatgaaAGACAAAGCTAttcaatatatttcttatttctcccTTGAAATTTATATCGATGCTATTTCTACAAGTTCGTTACAATGTCACAGTATATGTCTCTGGGAAAACAGCATACACTGAGTCCTTCATAGTTGGTTATtgtacaaatgattttttttttaaatacactgaacttcagttttttcatctctaaattGGCAGTATTAATACCTACCTTAAAAGGAGAATTTTGAAAGATAACAGAAGACTTTTAGCACAGTGGCATGTACACAGCAAggccttgtttttatttttgtttttctcttccatacatattttcatttccctttgaATTAACAGAGCAGCTTCagaataggaaagaaatcatttttataatcttGTCGAAGATGATCTGTTTTCTTTCATAATAGTAGCCTAAGGAGAATGTAAAGTCTGGATACATACACAGCATAACATTTGTACTCTGTGTGATAAAGACTAATCTTTGTGGCTTCTACTAGACATAGGCACTGTTACCAAGTATTTGATTGCTTTTGGAGCAGAAGAATATTATTTAAGGATTACCAAAATAGTTCAAGTTTAACTTCAGTTTGCTCATtctatattaatatattcatttctaattgtgtaatttttttaatttacgtAATTGATTTATAACATAGGTTTCTTGTGTACAACATTctgtttctacttctgtatattcTACAACATGCTACccaccaaaattttattttccattcatcACCATACTGTTGattccctttacccatttttccctcctccttgcccctccccctctggtAACTGCTGCTCAGTTCTCTgtaggtttggtttggtttgttaatttagttggggttttgttttagttttttatgttgcacatatgagtgaaattatACGGTATTCTCCAcaggacttatttcacttagcataataacctcaaggtccattcatgttgtcacaaatggcagggtttcatcttttttatggctgaatagtattccattatatatatacaccacatcttcattatccattcgttggtgggcacttaggttgtttccatatcttggctattgtaaagaatgCTGTGCCACGATGAACATAGGGGCGTATATCTAGAAATatattggtttttcttttttggccgtgctgcacagcatgtgggatctcagttgaACCTGAGCCCCCTTCAGTggtagcatggagtcttaaccactggatgactagggaagtccctagaaatatgtcgtttctttttttttctttttttaacatatcGTTTCTTAATTCCCATGAGCACCACACAGCCAAGCCCTCAAGTCCCATCTGGACTTCTGTGGCTTCCTTTGAGCTCAGTTTCCTGCCTCATCTCTGCTTCCCTTAGCTTCCTCTGTGTACTGCTTGCCAagtggatcttcctggaacatTGCTATGTTGCAGTCCCTCACTGCTTTCTGTTAAGTCAAATCCATACCTAGGCCTGTTATTCAAAGCCTGCTTAAGGTGGGCTCACCTGACCTTCTGTAACATGTTTCTACCCCAACATAAGGCTCCAGTCAAGAATGAATCCCCCAAAGAACTCTTCCACACAACCCTAGTTCTTACCAAACTATGACTACCTAAGAAAAACCATGTTTCCTGCGAGTGGGGACTATAACTTAAAACTATAGAATTCAAGGACTGGGAAGAATCTTTGAGGTCATCCGCCAGTTTTTCCCAACCACACCTCTCTCAATCCTGTAGTGGTATCCGGATTTTGAAGTTTCCTTACTAGGCCAAGGTAATGTTTCTCCTCTGTTTTTAACCACAGCCCTTCATGCTTAGAGATTCTGATTTGGATTTGGAGGGTGGGAGGATTACCATCCTTACCCAtgcaaaattacaaaaaaatctcCTGTTTTCACAGATGGGAAATTGAGGCTCATCAGAGAGAAGTGACTTACCACTAATTTATAAAAGCTGGGATTCCGTTCCAGTGGTCCACTGCCttgcttctatttttttgttaactaaactttatttttgaacaattttagatttacagaaaagtagcAGAGTATAACCATCACCCAATTTGCCCTCATGTTAATCTTACATaaccatggtacatttgtcaaagcTAAGAAAAAACCCATATTGAATTTGGTTAACCAATTTCCTTTTTtgattgagataaaattcacagaacataaaattaaccttttttttaataaagttatttatttatttttggctgcattgggtcttcgttgctgcgtgcaggcttcctctagttgtggtgagcgggggctactattcgttgtggtgcgcgggcttctcattgtgatggcttcccttgttgcggagcacgggctctaggcacgcgggctcagtagttgtggcttgtaagctctagagtgcaggctcagtacttgtggcgcatgggcttagttggtccgcggcatgtgggatcttcccggaccaggggtcgaacccgtgtcccctgcattggcaggcagattcttaaccactgcaccaatggggaagcccaaaattaaccattttaaaacgAGCAACTCGGTGGCATTTAGCACATTCACAGCCACCAcgtctatctagttccaaaacatgttcatcaccccaaaataaaACCTCATACCAGTCAAGCAGTTATTCCCCATGCTTCCCTCCccttgcccctggcaaccactaatatcTGGTTCTTTTTATGCTCTTCACAAGCATTTAGCCCAGTGCCATGTACCTACCTGGAAGGCACTCAATAAAgtgggagtttgggttttttttttttttactttttacttagtAAGTAGAATATACGTACTAAAAGGTGCAAATAAGAGTAGAGGTTGATAAATTTTCACAAACTAAAGACATCTatgaaggaattccctggtggtccagaggttaggactccacactttcactgccaagggcccgggttcaatccctggttggggaaccaagatcccacaagcagcacaggtacagccaagaaaaaaatttaattaattaattaattaaacatatCCATGAAAGTCACACTGAGATCAATAAACAACATGACCAGCACCCTAAGAAGAACCTTCAATCTCCCTTCCAGTCACTTCCTATCTCCCCAGTAGTAGTCGCTATCTTGAATTCCAGCACAGGTTAATTTTGCCTGGGTTTGTGCTTCATATAAATGAATTCATACAATATGTTCTCTTGTGTCTGACTCCTTTTGCTCAGCGTTACATTTAAGAGTCATGTCGTTGCATTCACAATACTTTTTATGGATAAGAGTGACAGATTaaggtaaaattatattttaaaggggGGGGTGCTAGAAGTGGGAACAGGTCTCTCAGTCAAGAATAAGAGTGACATGGGAAAAATAGATTACACCAAACAGCAACATTCTTAAGTTTTCCACCCTGTTTGGGATCTTGGAGGTATCCAATGGTACTAATTATTTTTAGTTATCAATAAACTCAGAGATAGGAgaggtattttgttgttgttgtttttggccatgccatgtagcatgcggaacttccccgcccagggattgaacccatgtcccctgcattggaagcatggagtcttaactactggaccaccagggaagtccaggagagGTGTTATGAAAGACCTGCTGGGCAGGGGATctaaactggggaaaaaaataaatagtaattacCTCTGTGAGTTGAAGGAATATGGTTCGCAGGCAATGAAGAGAAATCCCAGTGTGGCATGGGGCAAATTAATCTCCTGGCAATTATTTTCCcagtctataaaatgaggatagtaacaTAGTTGTCATCAAAATTAGGTAAGTGAATGTAAAATGTATGGTACTGTCCCTAACTCTTTAATGCACAAAAAAGCATTACTTTCTTTCCACCACCTTCCTTATTGGAACACAGATCAGAACTCTAGCAGCTGGGAACTAAGCAGTGTCATATTTTCCTAGCATTAAGCCTCTCTGCCTCTTAGACTTGGAGTATAAGGCGGTATAAAACAGGTTTGGGGTAcagattttgagaaataaaatctgAGAATAAGTGTAATACAACCCTCTGACATTCTTCACAGTTCAAAGTCGACTTTTCAATAATCCCCCTCTCACTTTCACAAAGgatttcctgggacttccctggtggtccagcagttaataCACTCCCAATGCaagaggcctgggttcgatccctggtcagggaactagatcccacatgccacaactaaagatcccgcatgccacgactaaagatcccgcgtgcagcaactaagacccggcacagccaaattaataaataagtaaatatttgggggggggggaaaggaaTTAATTTGCTAGGGTATTGATCCTGACCCCTATTTCACTCATCTAATGCTACCAGTTCACCCAAGCCCCATAAGCCTCACCAGAGCCCTCCTGCCCCATCTTTCCCCCCCAGACTTTTGGTCAAATCTCTCATTGTACCCATAATAGACAGGTCTGATGCCCCTATCAGACTTGGAGCCTTTCCAAAGTGCCCATGTCTTTCACATCACATCTCCCAAACTATGGTACAGAGTGAGTAAGCCCTGAGAAATTACGCTGGAATAAATTTTCTCTGAAAACTTGGAGGGCAGCCTGGTGCTGAACTCAACAACTTTAAAATGCTCAGTCCGCAAAAATGGACTTAGTTATTGTGTTAGGCACTATGGTGTTGTTTTAATGTCCTTGACATCTAATTATTCTTTCAATAAACAACCAGTGCCAAGTATGCGCTAGGCTGGGAAAAGAGGAGCTATAAAGAACACCTCAGGGCTCTAACCTCGAGGCCGGTTCACACGCAGAACCCTTGCCGCGCCGCTCCTGCGCCCCCAAGTGGGCTCCCCCGGGACTTCCGCAGCTCAGGAGCGAACCTCAGCGTAGGGAGGGGCGGGCCCTTCAGCCTTTCGGCAACCCGATTGGCCAGGCATACTGACGTCAGTGGGCGTGGCATCGGCCGGAGCCGACCTCAGGCCAAGTGCCCGCAGGGCGGATGGCCTGCACGCGGTAGGGGGCGGGCTGTGAGAGAGGGAGCTGCTTCCGGGAGAGCCGCCCCGCCCCCACGTGGGCCCTGGGAGACTAGAGCGCGCGGCAGTGCTGGCGGGAGTGGCGTCTCAGATTCCTTAGGGAGGCAGGTGAGTGGGGACTGGACTCGGGGAGATGGCGGACTTGGAGGCAGGGGCTGTGGCATCAAAGTCTTGTGTCCCCAGACCCAGACTCTGCTGTAATCCACAAGCGCTGGCGGTGCAGCCGGGGACGGAGTCACTCTGGGACTCCTATTTAGGCTCTTAGAGGTAGATTGTTCTGCTGCAGCGGGGTTGAGGTCTCTGCGTGGCCGTTGCCCTTGGGGACCCGGGTCTGGGCTCCGAGTCTCCTGGCTGGGGTCCATTCCCTTGGAGACCGCTTGGGTAGTCTCCATCAGTGGAGAGCCCGAGGTGCCTcgcaggatgggggagggaggtgcaaaCAATAACAGCCGCTCTGTGCTAGGATTGTACATAAGTTACATGCATTGGCCCATTCAGTCTTAACAACAGCCCATTGAGGTCTGTTCAAGTCCTTATTTACCAGATGAGGATTCTGAGGTCAGACAGCTGGAAGGTGACAGacacaggatttgaacccacatctACAGACTCCAAAACCCACACCCGTAACCCTCATGCTGCCAACTGCAGCCATGTCCAGAGTCaccgttctgcctctttcctccctcacccccttcacCCGGAGCTCTCCAGGAGCCCAGCTCCACTGATAAGCAGCTTTGAAATCTATACTTAAAGTATCAAGGGGTAATGGTGGACATTGAGGACTTCTCTGCTGGAGACCTGGATTCCTCCCCGAGATCTGCCACTGACCCCCTGCAGGATCTTGGACCAATGTCAGCCCAGTATCACCATCATTTCAATAATACAGTCAGCAAGCTTTAAGGAAGCTCTTCGTCAGTACGTTCTAGGAATTTGTGGAACTGGCTGATTCTCCTTTAGCTCCAGAGGAGATTTGGGCTCTTCAAAGCCAAGTCAAGGCCTGGGTCTCCTTCTCTTTAATCCCTGTTCCTAGCACTGGGGCAGGCCCAGAGTAGATATTCAGGAAATGCAGTTTGAATAAACACGTAGCCAGTTGGCTCCTTTTCAGAACTGCCTGACAGCTGCTGTCCTGGGCCCTTCTGGGGGTTTGGATTTCTCAGCCCTGGCCACCTTCTACCTAGCTGGCCCTCCCCTGCAAGTGGCAGAGCCTGCCATCGCTGGCAGCAGCTCACAACCCTCTGTGCCAAGACCACAGCCTCTGGAATCCTCAGTGGAGCACAACATGGGGGGATCAGGCCCTGCATCTCTTCTCAGCCCCTCCAGGTGGTAGTTCTCAGGGCCCAGCTTAGGTTACTCCCAAGTTGGAGAAGTTACCTTCTAACGAAGGAGATACTTTCACAATCAATCTGAAATTTTACTTATCCCTCAGTGTTGCCTGTTCCATGAAGCCATCCATCCTTGATTCCCAGAGACACAGGTCCCTCCTATAGCATATAGTCCACCCCTCTACTGTAGCAACTGTATGGTGACTATTTCTCCTTCACCACATAAGCTGCTGGAAGGCAAGGACCCCACCTCAGATATCCTGGGAGACCCTGTGGCCCATCCAGGTTTGAGTGAAAGTTCTCCCTTCTGGGTGTGGTGCAGAGGACACAGCTGTGATCCACTCCAGGAGGTCTTGTCAGCCCACTTCTACTCCTAATGATAGTAAAAGTAGCTGCCTATTTACTGAGCGGCTACTGTACCAGGCATGCACCTCTTCACTATCTCTGATCTTCTCTGCAGCTTTGCAAGTTTGATAGTAtcattcccatttcatagattaCGAAATGAAGATTCTGCaaccttgcccaaagtcatacacagagcacagagcagacCTGGGACTGTTTGACCCTGAAACATTACTCTTTCTGCACTGCCTGCTACAGCCTTCCAGTTAAGCTAAGCTGTTCTGCATCCCATGGTGACTTACCCTTGTCTTCAGTGTGGTGTCACAGGATTTAAGCTGTGGCTTACGGGCTCCCTTAATTTGGGAGAAGTGCCCCTTCCAAGTATGTGAACATCTTCCAATTTTTCAGGGACTTTTGGCAAAGCAAAACCTCCACCTGGATTTGGCTCTGCAAACAGAGAAGCACCTCTGTTGCTCAGGGGGTGTTGTTCTACTGCACAGTTCTTtgtttattggggcttccctggcggtccagtggttaagactccacgcttccactgcagcgggcacgggttcgatccctgttcggggaactaaggtgACACGTggcacagcaaaacaaacaacaacaaaaaaaacagatgttTGTTTATTAAGCACGTATGTAACAGAATGACTACCTGTGGGGCAGGTGACAGGCCCTTGAGTAGAAGCCAGGAGACCCATGGTCAAGCCCAGCTTTGTACCTGACTCGCTGTGGATGTCAAATAACTCCTGTCTCCTTTCTGCGCCCTACTTTCCACAGCAGAATGTAAAAGATTAAACAGGGTTGGTGATtttcaacttttttatttttttcagcactAATACCCATTTCTCAAATCTCTCTCTgaatcctaaaattaaaaaaaaaaaaaaacagataaaagtgGAACTGCCCTAGTAAGGCCTCCCCCTCACCACTCTctaacccccacccccaaacccccaGTCTCCTCCGGGTGAATTGGACTGCAAGGCCCCTAGGCAGCCCTGCCCTTTCGCTTCTGATAAGCAGAAGGCATTTGCTTCCTCAGCCTTCTAAAGTAGATGTGGGTTTGAAGCCAGTGGAATGCAGCTTTGGATTCCAGAAGCTGGGGGCCTGCTGCTATAAAGGTGCTCTGCAAAGTGAGTTAGAGACCCAAAGACCTACCTTCAAAATATGATGTGACTCTAGAATGACATTGAGCAagtcagttaacctctctgagcctccgtctcCTTATCATTAAAAGTTAGAACAATTCTCTGcaattaaatgggataatatatatgtgtaaagtACCTAgggcagtgccc
It includes:
- the POLE3 gene encoding DNA polymerase epsilon subunit 3, whose amino-acid sequence is MAERPEDLNLPNAVITRIIKEALPDGVSISKEARSAISRAASVFVLYATSCANNFAMKGKRKTLNASDVLSAMEEMEFQRFVTPLKEALEAYRREQKGKKEASEQKKKDKDKKTDSEEQDKSRDEDNDEDEERLEEEEQNEEEEVDN